The following are encoded in a window of Phaseolus vulgaris cultivar G19833 chromosome 3, P. vulgaris v2.0, whole genome shotgun sequence genomic DNA:
- the LOC137806359 gene encoding uncharacterized protein → MAVARGMIKRMSNRVGAVLLRPPTTPSHSHFFLLYNHSPPPSKSHLSSFSSTFLRSFSHHFPEETSDEGATTDGWEEEDETEPKIGDGGDGGGVALQNVPWGQRTLSIAEEVLMQFSEDIKLFAFKTTPRGYVYVRLDKLTEEYGCPSMEELECYNRKYKQRLDEVGALGEIPDDLALEVSSPGAERLLKVPDDIIRFKDMPMRVGYTENIESNCLERDGVFLLDFIEKDSEMCVWKLADVRENRDPLRKGRPLSRKQRDWRLKLPFNLHRMGRQIQDCIGIASEAINMFSKKVRGGNVAYKVDIHKAFDTLSWKFLLLVLKRFGFHPRLSVGLVQFSVQLCFLSE, encoded by the exons ATGGCCGTAGCAAGAGGTATGATTAAGAGGATGAGTAATAGGGTTGGTGCAGTTCTACTACGCCCTCCAACAACACCATCTCACTCACACTTCTTCCTTCTTTATAACCATTCTCCCCCTCCATCCAAATCCCACCTTTCTTCCTTCTCCTCTACTTTCCTTCGATCCTTCTCGCACCATTTTCCAG AAGAGACAAGTGATGAAGGTGCTACCACTGACGGATGGGAAGAGGAAGATGAGACTGAACCTAAG ATTGGTGATGGTGGTGATGGTGGTGGAGTTGCCTTGCAAAATGTCCCTTGGGGCCAGCGAACTCTctctattgctgaagaggtgcTTATGCAGTTCAGTGAGGACATCAAACTATTTGCTTTCAAGACAACTCCTCGTGGATATGTTTACGTTAGATTGGACAAATTAACTGAAGA ATATGGGTGTCCAAGCATGGAAGAACTTGAATGCTACAATAGAAAATACAAGCAAAGATTAGATGAAGTTGGAGCGCTTGGAGAGATACCCGATGATTTGGCTCTAGAG GTTTCATCCCCAGGTGCTGAGAGGCTACTGAAAGTGCCAGATGATATTATTCGATTCAAAGACATGCCTATGAGAGTCGGTTACACAGAAAATATAGAGTCCAATTGCCTAGAAAGGGATGGAGTTTTCTTGTTAGATTTTATAGAAAAAGACTCAGAGATGTGTGTGTGGAAGTTGGCAGACGTTAGAGAAAACAGAGACCCCCTTAGAAAAGGCAGACCTTTAAGTCGTAAACAGAGGGATTGGAGATTGAAACTACCATTCAACTTGCATAGAATG ggtagacagattcaggattgcattggtattgcttctgaagctattaatatgttttctaaaaaggttagaggaggtaatgtggcttacaaagttgatattcataaagcttttgacactctgagttggaagttcttattattagttttgaaacgctttggttttcaccctcGTTTGtcagttggattagtacaattctctgttcagctatgctttctatcagaataa